The Humulus lupulus chromosome 4, drHumLupu1.1, whole genome shotgun sequence genome has a window encoding:
- the LOC133832714 gene encoding protein FAR1-RELATED SEQUENCE 5-like — MTSYENGLEAEHGVDPAGGTRLEETNDEDVPEDNVECGINEEWTEPDIAQWRSLLQFLDIDKEPELIQFSDFEGKEFVSIEQAESFYFLYAKMMGFSVRKKLKRGDKKGILHIRSWVCSNEGFREQKCCNLDNRCKEARALTRTGCNAEFRINLNRETNHWITKCFNNHHNHKFSFFREKPFLRSHRIFRDEMREQVMSMKRAGIKTSQIWNYMVEVHDGWENVGCIKDDLYKGICKKYSNWDDCDTSTEMGYLEAKKGPDNMFFYKYDVDKENRLKNLFWSDGTSQVDYQLFGDCLAFDSTYKTNRYGKPLVILLGSNNHDKTCVFGAVLLDNETSTTYDWVLETFLECMGGKMPYYKEEEWEDNWKVTVNKYRLTGNAWVEAQYGTRKQWADTFLRGIYFGGATATVRCESMNAFLKRDLQNKIPLWMFIRHFDHALSMLCYNEMKEHYKTNLTEPVLNQTTMPCVEDEISSIFTREIFTRIRKEIRRGDNYIVLKDDKILGYTLCLVKKYIGSGLKRKVLISNDGDDVRCDCYSLETKGIPCRHIFISLKNLERRSLPICLVNRRWLKDAKEVQLLTQGNERKCPHPEVIENSRYGGVTTQTTIMSYLATRSREAFQKAMKVISELNAELEKMPPDEELKHPQNDEGVFPNNILDSQIKKTKGRPTTASLSKSFSGGAKKRKPKKSLLHCKYCGEVGHDSRNCPMQPKSTTKKNGHSKNKKKKINP, encoded by the exons ATGACTAGTTACGAAAATGGTTTGGAAGCTGAACATGGAGTAGACCCTGCTGGGGGAACACGTTTGGAAGAGACAaatgatgaagatgtaccagaagACAATGTTGAATGTGGCATTAATGAAGAATGGACCGAACCTGATATTGCGCAATGGAGGAGCTTGCTTCAATTTTTGGATATTGACAAAGAACCAGAACTTATTCAGTTTTCAGACTTCGAAGGGAAGGAGTTTGTAAGTATTGAACAAGCagaatctttttattttttgtatgcgAAAATGATGGGGTTTAGTGTTAGAAAAAAACTGAAGAGGGGGGACAAAAAAGGTATTTTACACATTAGAAGTTGGGTGTGTTCAAACGAAGGTTTTAGAGAACAAAAATGTTGTAATCTTGATAATAGGTGTAAAGAAGCTCGTGCTCTAACAAGAACAGGTTGTAATGCAGAGTTTAGAATAAATTTAAATAGGGAAACTAACCACTGGATTACTAAGTGTTTTAATAACCACCACAACCATAAGTTTTCCTTCTTTCGTGAAAAACCATTTCTTAGATCTCATAGAATATTTAGGGACGAGATGAGGGAACAAGTTATGTCAATGAAGAGAGCCGGAATTAAGACATCCCAAATTTGGAATTACATGGTAGAAGTTCATGATGGTTGGGAAAATGTGGGATGTATCAAAGATGACTTGTACAAGGGAATCtgtaaaaaatattcaaattgGGATGATTGTGACACGTCCACAGAAATGGGTTATCTCGAAGCAAAAAAAGGGCCGGACAACATGTTTTTCTACAAGTATGATGTAGATAAAGAAAATAGATTGAAAAATTTATTCTGGTCTGACGGGACTTCCCAGGTTGATTACcaattatttggtgattgttTGGCTTTTGATTCTACTTACAAAACCAACAg GTACGGAAAGCCATTAGTAATACTACTTGGGTCTAATAATCATGACAAAACGTGTGTGTTTGGAGCTGTACTTCTTGATAATGAGACTTCGACCACATATGATTGGGTATTGGAAACATTTTTAGAGTGCATGGGTGGTAAGATGCC gtATTACAAGGAGGAAGAATGGGAGGATAATTGGAAAGTGACTgtgaataaatatagattgacAGGAAATGCATGGGTGGAAGCACAATATGGCACAAGAAAGCAGTGGGCAGATACTTTTCTACGTGGTATTTATTTTGGTGGAGCTACTGCTACCGTTAGATGCGAATCTATGAATGCATTCTTGAAAAGAGATTTGCAAAATAAAATACCATTGTGGATGTTTATACGACACTTTGACCATGCTTTATCTATGTTATGTTACAACGAGATGAAAGAACACTACAAAACTAATTTGACTGAACCGGTTTTGAACCAGACAACTATGCCGTGTGTGGAGGATGAAATTTCTTCAATTTTCACAAGGGAAATTTTTACAAGGATAAGAAAGGAGATACGGCGTGGCGATAATTATATTGTCCTAAAGGATGATAAGATACTAGGTTACACTCTTTGTTTGGTGAAAAAATATATTGGTTCTGGATTAAAGCGCAAAGTGTTAATCTCAAACGATGGGGATGATGTGCGATGTGATTGCTATTCTCTTGAGACAAAAGGAATTCCATGTAGacatatttttatttcattgaaGAATTTGGAGAGAAGAAGTTTGCCAATTTGTTTGGTAAATAGACGTTGGCTAAAAGATGCTAAAGAAGTTCAACTGTTAACTCAAGGTAATGAAAGAAAGTGTCCTCATCCTGAAGTTATTGAAAATTCTAGGTACGGTGGTGTAACCACACAAACTACTATCATGTCGTACCTTGCTACAAGATCGCGAGAAGCATTTCAAAAGGCTATGAAAGTTATATCAGAGTTGAATGCAGAATTGGAAAAAATGCCACCAGATGAAGAGTTAAAACATCCTCAAAATGATGAAGGAGTATTTCCTAATAATATTTTGGACTCTCAGATTAAAAAAACAAAAGGCAGACCAACTACAGCCAGTTTGTCGAAATCATTCTCTGGAGGTGCAAAGAAGAGAAAACCAAAAAAATCGCTATTACATTGCAAGTATTGTGGTGAGGTTGGACATGATTCAAGGAATTGTCCTATGCAGCCAAAGTCCACTACAAAGAAAAATGGTCATtcgaagaataagaagaaaaaaatcaatcCATGA